From Dehalobacter sp. 12DCB1:
GAAGCTAGAAGAGCATGGCGCGATGGAATATTCGATCGTTGTCATGGCGACAGCTTCCGACCCGGCTCCGATGCTTTATATTGCACCATATTCTGGTTGTGCGATTGGTGAGTATTTTCGGGACAAAGGTCAGCATGTTCTGGTGGTCTATGATGATCTCTCCAAACAGGCGGTTGCTTACCGCGAACTGTCGCTCTTGTTGAAACGTCCGCCCGGACGTGAAGCTTATCCCGGCGACGTTTTCTATCTCCATTCCCGTTTGCTGGAACGTGCGGCTAAGCTGTCCCCAGAAAAGGGAAGTGGCTCACTGACAGCGCTGCCGATCATTGAGACTCAAGCCGGTGACGTTTCTGCGTATATCCCGACGAACGTTATTTCCATCACCGACGGTCAGATATTCTTGGAATCAGACCTGTTCTTTTCCGGTTTCCGTCCTGCAATCAACGTCGGTATCTCGGTATCGCGTGTTGGAGGAGACGCTCAGATCAAGGCTATGAAACAGGTAGCCGGTCAGCTCCGTCTGGACCTGGCATCTTATCGCGAATTAGCGGCTTTTGCCCAGTTTGGATCTGATCTGGATAAAGCGACTCAAGCCAGACTTAACCGCGGTCAAAAAACCATGGAGATCCTGAAGCAGGGACAATATCAGCCGATGCCGGTCGAAGAGCAGATCATCGTCATCTTTGCGGCGACGAAAGGTTATATCGATGATGTCCCAATGGAAAGAATGAAAGAATTCGAACAGGAACTTCTCCGCTTCATGCGTACGACTCAGATTCCTGAGAAAATCCGTACGGAGAAAGCTCTTTCCAACGAGCTCATGAAAGAAATCGGCGATGCCATCAATGAGTTCAAGCAAGGCTTTTTAGCTTAGAAAGAGTAGGTGAATGAAGTGGCAGGAGTACGCGATATTCGCAGACGGATCCGTAGTGTAGCTAATATGCAGCAGATTACCAAAGCCATGAAGATGGTAGCTGCCGCGAAATTACGGAAGTCTCAGGAAAAAGTCATCGCTTCCCGCCCATATGCCAAACAGCTTCAGAGTGTCCTAGCCCGTCTTGTTCAGAACCAGGCGGAGGCAAGGCATCCGCTTCTGGAAAAACGTCCGGTGGAGAAAGTGGGATATATCCTTGTAACGTCAGACCGAGGTCTGTGCGGAGGATTTAATACCAACTTGAATCGTATGACCAGGAGTCTGCTTGATGAAAAGACGGACGTTCAAGCCGGTTTGGTAGCAGTAGGCCGGAAAGGCATTGATTTTTTTACCAGACGTAATATTGAAATCATTACACAGTTTACTGGATTGGGTGATAGCCCCAATTATAGCCAAGCCAAAGGCATTGCTAAAGATGTCATTGGGTTATATACCCGCGGCGAATTAGATGAGGTTTACCTCGTTTATTCTAAATTCATTTCGGTTCTGTCTCAGGAACCAACCGCTATCAAATTACTGCCGATTGAACCATCCGCAGAAAAGGCCAGTGGCAGCTATATCTTCGAGCCTGAACCCCAGCAAATGTTGGAAAAATTACTCCCCAGCTATGTTGAAAGTCAGATTTTCAGCGCCCTCTTGGAAAGCAAGGCGAGTGAAATGGGGGCAAAAATGACGGCGATGGATTCAGCGACGGAGAATGCCAAAGAAATGATTGGCAAGTTGACATTAATAATGAACAGAGCTCGTCAGGCGGCGATTACCAAGGAAATTTCTGAAATTGTAGGGGGAGCTGCGGCTTTGGAGTAGCTGCTTTTCGTACCTTATCAAAGGAGGTTGCAAGCTTGTGTCAAAAATAGGTAAAGTAATCCAAGTTATGGGCCCGGTTGTTGACATCGAATTTGATCCCGATGCCCTGCCGGAAATCAATAGCGCAATCATTATTCAAAACGAAGCGAAGAAATCCAAACTCACTTTAGAAGTTGCCCAGCATCTTGGTAACGACACCGTACGTTGTGTAGCGATGTCGTCCACCGACGGTCTGACCAGGGGTGTAGAAGCCGTGAATACCGGTGCACCGATCACCATCAGTGTCGGGAATGAAACATTGGGAAGAATGTTCAATGTCTTAGGAGAACCAATCGACAATCTGCCCGCGGTCAAAACTGAACTACAATTTCCAATTCACCGCAAAGCGCCTGCGTTTGTTGATCAGGAAACCACAGATACGATGCTGGAAACAGGGATTAAAGTAGTCGATCTCTTAGCACCATATGCTAAAGGCGGTAAGATCGGACTGTTCGGCGGCGCCGGCGTAGGCAAAACCGTTCTCATCCAGGAGCTCATTAATAACATTGCAACCCAGCACGGCGGTATTTCCGTATTTGCCGGGGTTGGTGAACGTACCCGTGAAGGGAATGACCTCTGGAATGAAATGAAGGAATCCGGGGTTATCAACAAGATGACCATGGTGTTCGGACAGATGAACGAACCCCCCGGAGCCCGTTTGAGAGTAGGACTGACCGGTCTCACCCAAGCTGAATTTTTCCGTGATGAACAGGGACAGGACGTTCTCCTTTTCATCGATAACATCTTCCGCTTTACCCAGGCCGGATCGGAAGTGTCTGCACTTCTTGGTCGTATGCCGTCGGCGGTTGGTTATCAGCCGACTCTCGCTACGGAAATGGGTAACCTGCAGGAACGTATCACGTCAACGAAGAAGGGTTCCATTACCTCAGTTCAGGCGATTTATGTGCCTGCGGACGACTTGACGGACCCTGCGCCGGCTACGGCCTTTGCACATTTGGATGCCAAAACGGTTCTCTCTCGCGCGATTTCCGAAATGGGTATTTACCCGGCGGTGGACCCGTTGGATTCCAGTTCTCAGATCATGACCCCGGACATCGTCGGTCAGGAGCATTACGAAGTTGCCCGCGAAGTGCAGAAGATCCTGCAGCGTTTTAAAGAGCTTCAGGATATTATCGCGATCCTTGGTATGGACGAGCTAAGCGAAGATGACAAGCTACTCGTTAACCGGGCTCGCCGTATTCAGATCTTCCTGTCACAGCCATTCAGCGTTGCTGAAGCATTTACCGGTATGAAAGGCAAATATGTACCGGTCAAAGATACGATCCGGAGCTTCAAAGAAATCTGCGAAGGTAAGCACGATGCTCTGCCTGAGGAAGCGTTCCGGTATGTCGGTACGATTGAAGAGGCGATTGAAAAAGCGAAACAGTTGGGAGCTGTATAACCATGGCTGGAACGTTTAACTTTGTTGTCGTGGCACCCGCCGGCGAAGTCCTGAATACAGAAGTTGAATTCGTCCTTGCACCCGGAGCAGAAGGGGAACTCGGAATTCTAGCCAATCACTCCCCACTCATTGCCAACCTGGTGATCGGCGTTATCCGCTATACCCAAAACGGCAAAGTGGAAAAAATGGCGATCAGTGGCGGTTTCATGGAGGTTGCCCAGAACAAGGTGACGATCCTAGCTGATACTGCCGAGCTTGCTGAATCCATTGATGTTGCCAGGGCAGAAGCGGCCAAAGAGCGCGCCGAAAAACGCATCAGCGAGAAACAGTCCGAGACGGACATACTCAGAGCGGAAGTTGCTTTAAAAAGAGCCGTGGCTAGGCTCAAAGCAACAGAAAAATAGTCTCAGGTTAAAGTGAAAAAAGGATGCAGCGGTCATAGTGCTGCATCCTTTTCTTATCTGATCTTAATTTATTTCTCATTTATTTTAGAAACTTATCAATAGCATCATTCAGTTTATCGATGACTTCGGTATTGTTTTCCTCATAGGCATGGATCAGACAATGATTAATATGATCGCTTAGGATTACTTTGCCAGTGTTGTTAAGTGCCGAGCGGACAGCCGACAGCTGTATCAGTATTTCACTGCAGTCGACTTCATCGTCAACCATTCTTTTTATACCTTCCAGATGACCGATCATTCTGGCCAAGCGGTTTAATACATTTTTCTTGTTTGGATGGATATGAGTATGAGTATGTAGTTTCGTACGATCAAGGCTATTATTTTCCATCGGAGTAGCTCCCTTCAGTAAGTTGCCAGAAAATTCATATATAACATCTTACCATAAAAAGGCTTCAGGCGACATAGTTAAAAGAATTTGTATGTTTTGGGAATCTCCACTTTGGTCAAACTATTAATAAGTTGATGACATTTTAATTATAGATAGGAATGACAACTAATAATAGTAAGCTGGAGTGAGAGATTGTGTCTGGAAAAAAGACCTTGCTTTGTTTGTTCATATCCTTGATCATTATCGCCTTATCAGGATCTTCAGCTGGGATTGCCAGCAACATGAAAGCCCAGAACAATCCTGACAAGGATCTTGTTCTGCTTCTTCATTCAGGACTTGCATCTTGCCAAAATGCCCGTGTCAAATATATTATCTGGACGGAAGATAGCAATAGCCAGAAGGAAATAGAAAGTATTTTGCAGTCTAGTGACTTGCTGTGGAATAAAACTGTCCTGAGCGACTTTGCCAACAGAACGGCCTATCGGTACAGCGCAGAGTTGGAAATTGATCAGGACCAGGAAATTAATGCTCTCAACACGTATGAAGTGCTGGGCCTTCAATTATCCGGACCGGAAACAAAAGTGTACCTTGAAGAAAGCGTTGATCAGGAAATCGATATCCAACGCTATTTTAAAATGAACACCATCAGCATTATTCAAAAAACGGATATTCCATCGCTCTATGCTTTATCCGGTTATACCCAAGGATTAGGGCAGGGTGTTAAGGCCGGGAAGGATACAATCAATATACAGACGGTTACCAGAAAATACGAAGATAACCGAGGAAGGACTGTACTTGCGCTGCCGGCGCTCCTTGAGGAAGTATAGTATATGAACATGATAACTTCCAGATTGACAGTGGTATGAATAAGTTTTCTTTCCTGCTTGCAGGAAAAAAGAACTGAAGAAAAGAACTATTATTGTTGAAATGGAAAAACGGATATGGGATGATTGATACTGGATTGTTTAGACTGGGTCATGATATAATTGTAGTTTAGAAATAGGTCAGGAGATGACAATAATTTGAGCAAATTTGTTGTGACAGGCGGAAGAGAATTAGAAGGGAAAGTGGATGTCAGCGGCGCGAAGAACGCTATATTACCGATTATTGCAGCAAGTCTGCTGACTTCAGATAAAATTGTATTGGAAGAAGCCCCCGATCTGCTCGACGTTCAAGTTATGGGGCAGGTTATCGAATCTCTAGGGGGAAAGGTTAAAAGAAAAAACAAGAAATTACATATTGAAACAAGAGATATCGAAAACATAGAGGCTCCTTACGATCTTATCTCAAAAATGCGAGCATCCATATTTATTATGGGGCCTTTGCTTGCTCGTAAGGGCAGAATCAGGATTTCTCATCCCGGCGGATGCGCAATCGGGTCTAGACCGATTAATTGGCATATTAAAGGTTTGGAGCTGTTGGGAGCCCAGGTACGTATGGATAATGGTTTTTTGGACGTTTCGGCCTCCAGACTGAAAGCGGCAAGAATATATCTGGATTTTCCGAGCGTTGGAGCAACCGAAAATATCATGATGGCTGCTGTAAACGCGGAGGGCACGACCATTGTTGAGAATGCTGCCCAGGAACCCGAAATCGTTGATCTCGCCAATTTTATTAACGAAATGGGTGGTAAAATTCGCGGCGCAGGCACGAATATCATCAACATTGAAGGGGTCAAAGAACTCCATGGGACCACACATACAATCATCCCGGACCGGATTGAAGCAGGAACATACATCTTGATGGCTGCGGCCTGCGGCGGTGAAGTCTTGGTACGGAACGTCATCCCAGTTCACTTGACCTCGCTCTTGGCCAAACTTGATGAAGCCGGCGTAGTATATAAAGAGGAAGATGATGGCATAAGAGTCATTGGCAAAGGAAACTATCATGCTGTAGATATTAAGACCCAAGTGCATCCGGGGTTTTCAACCGATCTGCAGGCTCCGATCATGGCGATGCTTACACGGGCCCATGGGACTTCAATGGTTACAGAGACCGTTTTTGAAAACAGATTCATGCATGTCGAAGAACTGAAAAGAATGGGTGCAGACATCCGGATTGAGGGCAGAAGTGCGATTGTCCAGGGAGTGGAGAACCTTCATCCCGCTACCGTAAGTGCAAGTGATTTGCGGGCCGGAGCGGGCCTTGTTCTGGCAGCGCTGACGGCCAATGGCACCTCGGAAATCAGAGAGATCCATCATATCGAAAGAGGTTATGAATATCTTGAAATTAAATTAAAGGGTATTGGCGCCAATATAACGAAAGAAGAATAACCAACTCGTTGGTATCATATCGTTGCCCTCCTGTGCATACAAATAGGATATGCTTGTACTGCGCAGGAGGCCAAAACGTGAGTCAAAGAATGAAAACAATAACGGCCGCTGTCATGGCCGTTATCTTTTTTGTAGGAATACTGCCCGTGCTTATCAGCTGGTTTGGGGATAAAGACCAGGAAGATCTGGGAAAGCAGGTAAGGGTCAAACTTGCAGATGGCCAGATCAAAGCAATGCCCATTGAGAAATACCTGATTGGGGTAGTTGCAGCCGAAATGCCAGCCGAGTTTGAAACAGAAGCGTTAAAGGCCCAGGCTGTTGCCGCCAGGACCTATGTACTTAAACGTATGGCATCTACTGAAGGCAGCGACTTTGATGTGGACACCACTGTCAATACGCAGGCCTGGAATTCCAACGAAGAAATGCGGACAAAATGGGGAATCATCAACTACTGGAAATATCAGCGCAAGATCACAGATGCGGTTAAAGCTACGCGAGGTAAGGTTATTACGTTTCAGGGAGAAATGATTAATGCGTTTTTCTATAGCAGCTGCGGCCGAAAAAAAACTGAACGGGCTGGAGACGTTTGGAGCACAGATCTGGATTATCTCAAAAATGTGCCGTCCGGGGAAAGTGATCCGCTACGGTTCGTCAAACATCATATCTTTCAGTGTGCTGAATTTTACCAGCTTCTTGGTTTCACCCAGATCCCGGAAAAGTTTTCGGACAGTGATGTTATCCTGGTTGAAAGGACGAAAGCCGGTCGGATAAAAACACTGGCTGTCAGAAACAAAGTATTCAAAGGAACGCAACTTCGGAGCAAGCTTCAGCTTTCCTCGACCGATTTTGAATGGGAGATCCGCGGAACAGAAATTGAGTTTGTAACGTACGGCAAAGGACACGGAGTCGGGATGTCACAATACGGGGCCAATGACCTGGCCCAAAAAGGTGAATCGTACATTGAAATTTTGGGACACTATTATCTGGAGACAAAACTTGAGAAGATCTATTAAGTAAAAGTATATTGCCAGTAGACAAAAGATACATACTTTAAATGATGTATTAACTGGTAAAGGGAAGACAGACTCACTAAATGAGACTGTCTTCCTTTATAACCAGCTTTCTAAAGAATGACTGCCAAAGTTACGAGTAATACGGATGCCCCTAAGGATATAAAATCTCCTGATCTGAAGGCGTAGTACTTATACCCGCTGCCCTTTTTGCGACAGTAGAAGCCGCGAAGCTCAACGGAGATCGCCCCACCCTCAATCCGTTTGACGGAGGAAATTAGAAGCGGTACACACAGCGGCAGAAGAAGCCGTATTTTCTTAAAGAAATTTTTCGTATCGAATTCGACGCCGCGGGCTGTCTGCGCTTCCATGATACCTGCCATTTCGTTTGAAAAAATTGGAATAAAGCGAATGGCTGTCATCAACGCAAACGCATATTTATAGGGAATCCTGAGCCGCTCCACCAGCACGTTAGAAAGATCGTTCATCGGGGTGACCGAGAGCATCAGCGCCAGTGGCATTGTCGCGGCAAGCAGTCGCAAAACAAATAGCAGCGAAAACGATAAACCCTTGTCAGTGATCATAAGATGAAGCGGAAGACTCAGCAGGACGATACCATCTCTCACGAACAAGATCTGTAGCACAAATAGAACCACGGAAAATTTAAGCAACGCTTTCAGCATTCGGATGGAACGGTTAAATACACCTGCTGAAGCAGCAAGTAGCAAATTCAGCACAATAATAGCGATTACATAAAGATGTAGGTCACTGATAAAGCATGAGACACAGAGAATAAGCGAAAGTAGCAGTTTGGTCAGCGGATTAAGGCGGTGCAAAAAGGAGTTGCCGGGAACATAATCTAAAAAGCCTGTCATCTTTTGCACCTGCTTTCAATTCTTTCCACCATCTGCGTGACAGTAAATATATTTTTAAAATGCTCGCCTAAACGCAGTGCGAGCGCAGGGATCTGAGCAGGAGCTACGGAAGCGGCAGCCAGCATATCAAGATGGGTCATCATCGCAGCGGTATCGCCGTCTCCGAGAAGTTTTCCTCCGCTTACTACGAGCACCCGTTTGGCATAATCCTGGACGAGTTCCATATCATGAGTGACCATGATGATGGTGGTTCCATTCTCATTAAGTTCCCGGATCAGCTTCATAATATGAGTACATTCACTGTAATCCAGCCCTGTTGTCGGTTCATCGAGAATAAGCACCTCTGGCCTACAGGCTAGAACAGAAGCCAGTGTCACCCGCTGGCGGTCGCCTCGGCTAAGCGTGAACGGGTCGGCATTTCCGTCTAAGCCGAATTGCCCGATCATGTCTTCACAGCGTTCCTGGCGCAAGTCGACATCATCAAGCACGCATTCGAGTCCAAACATAATTTCACCGCGGATGGTATTTTGGCAAATCTGGCGGTCAGGGTTTTGAAACAGAAACCCAATCAATTTAGCAAGGCTGCTGGTGCGTGTCGTTCGGGTATCATTACCGTTGACCGTCACCCGTCCCGCTGAGGGTTTCAGGAGTCCGTTGCAGAGCTTACTGAGCGTTGATTTACCCGCACCGTTTTCGCCAATGACAGCCGCAAAATCTCCCTTATTGACCTGGAATGAAACATCGCCGATTACAGGGCTGGAGCCATAGGTAAAACTGACATGCTCAAATATGATCATACTTAAGCACCTCATTTACCATTTTCTCAGCCTCATCCAAATTCAGAGGCAGTTCTCCGTGGTAAAGTCCTTTGTTGATCAGCAGGTTGGCCAGGGTCACAATCCTGGGGACATTGACGCCGATTTGTTCAAGGTCTGTACTGTTCTGGAGTACCTGCCGCACAGGTCCCTGATGCAGAATCTCTCCATCATGCATCACAACAAGCCGGTTGACGTACTCACATAAAAGCATAATTTTTTGTTCAACGACAATGATCGTCATGCCATAATCTTTATTTAGCGTCCGAAGCATCTGGAAAATTTGCATGCTGCTCTGTGGGTCAAGTTCACCGGTAGGTTCATCGAGAAGAAGGACAGATGGACGGAGCGCAACGATAGCAGCAATAGCAACCTTTTGTTTTTGTCCTCCCGATAGAGTATGGATGCTGCGGTATCGCAGACCGGCGATCCCAATCGTATCTAGGGCTTCATTTACACGGGTTTCAATTTCTTCACGCGGTATGCCAAAGTTCTCAAGCCCGAAGAGTAGTTCATCTTCAACGACAGAGGCTACCATCTGACCATCAATATCCTGAAATACACTGCCAATAAAAGAAGATAGCTGTTCAGGATGAACCTCAACGGTATCCACATCGTCGACAATAACACTGCCATAAAAATCACCCGTGAAATGATGGGGAACAATTCCGTTCAGTGTGTAGGTCAGGGTCGACTTGCCGGCGCCGCTGCTTCCGATGATGCCTACAAAGTCGCCTTTGTTAATACGAAGGTTAATATTTTTTAGGGCGGAGCGGTGACTGCCTTTATATTTAAAAGTGAGATCGTTGATTACTATCATTGCGTAATGGTCCTTTCACGACAAAACAGATAAAGTGGTTTAAGGTTCTTATTTTTTAAGGGCAAGCTTCAACGGAATATAGAGCACTTGGACAATGATTGCATTGATGGCTGCCGTTCCAAAAATGATCGCCAGAAAGATTGCCAGCGGAGTAGGTTTAATATCTGCACCGGTGTAATACATCAGATACATAATTCCAACAAACGAAAAACCGCTGACAAGGGTAGAAAAAAATGTGGCAACAATTGGTTTAAAAGAAATTTTACCAATGTTCATCGGTATCAGAATAAGCAGTGATATTGCAATCGCTCCAAGCAGTTCGCTGGCAAAGTTAATGTAGGGCTGCCCCGGGAAGAACTGACAGATCGCACCGGCCAGAAGCCCGATAATGGCCGCTTCGCGCAAACGGGGTTTAATAAGCAGGATAATCAGACAGTACATCGCGATAATGAAGTTCGGCTTCATGCCGAAGTTAATAACCGAGCCTACAAAAAATTTGAGTACCGCTCCTGCTGCGAGCAAAACGCCGATAAGGAGAAGATCTGATACGGTAAGCCCTTTTTTATTTTCGGTAAGAACGACTCTTTTTTCCATGATAAGCATCCTTTCTGCACATTTATTCTTTTTTCATTTGCCGCCCATGCCAGCGGTTTCGGTGTTTAGTTGGTATAATCGTGACATCGCGGCATAAGGCCGTCCATGGCAAATAAAAAAGTCTGTCCTTACGAAACAAGGACAGACATAAATATCTGCGGTACCACCTTCATTGATTAGTCCAAAACGGACAAATCCACTCTTACAAAAATGCCAACACATTTTCTGCCATTAACGCAGGCCTTCGTCTCAGATACTCGGGAGAAAATACCCTTTCACCTTGCCCTCAGTGGTCCATTTGCCAAGTTGCATTTCCGCAGGGTTTCCACCATTCCCCGCTCTCTGGAGGCGCATACCTTCGGTTTGATCTCCACTTCAATGGTTTTAGTAGATTATTCAGCTCAGCAGAGCGTAACATAGAAAAGTTTTCTTGTCAATATAAAATAATGGATTTTACGGATTAAGCGGATCAGAAATTGTTGCTGTAAAATGTTTGGGCTCTAGAAATTTGGATAGCTTAAAAAAGGAATTCTAAATAAATGGTCAGCTGTGATCTGAACTTCTTTCGGCATTTCAAGACTGTGCGAGGAGTTCTCTGCCTGCGAATCAGTGTACATTATTTACCAGTAAGGGACATCCTCTTTAGGATGTCTTTTTCATTTGTACCAGCATATAAATGAACTAAAACATTGCAGGTACAAAGGGGAGAGGGAGAGTGCAGGAACATATCAAAAGAAGAGCTTTAGATATTGGCAACTATATTATAGAATCAAGCTGTACAGTGCGGCAGACCGCACAAATATTCGGGGTATCCAAGTCGACGGTACATAAAGATGTAACAGAAAGATTGCCGTTGATTAACAAACGGCTTTCCTCTCAGGTCAAGCATGTCCTTGAAAGCAATAAAGCCGAGAGGCATATTCGGGGAGGAGAAGCAACCAAGAAGAAATACATGCATACGGAGGATTAGCTCCTGAAAGACCAGTCAGAAAATATAGGTCGTAAAAAACGGAAAGAAAGAGGAAAACATAAAATTACATCGAATAATATGAACGGAGTCATGAAAAAAATCTCCCCTAAAGGGAGATTTAATTTTAGCTGCCGCCCTGCATGTTAAAGCTTGGCGTCTGCCAAGTCTTTCTTATTTTCATGGGACAAGCCAATAGAATTGTGGAGTGAAAGGGGCAACACCTGATGTTTGGGACTGATCTTGGGATTGATTTAGGCACGGCGAGTGTTCTGGTCTATGCACAAGGCAGGGGTATCGTTTTGCACGAGCCTTCGGTCGTTGCGATTGATAAGAGCACAGGTAGAAGAATTGCGGTGGGGGAAGAGGCCAGAATGATGATTGGCAGGACTCCCGGAAGCATTACGGCTATCAGGCCGATGAGGGATGGAGTCATTGCAGATTATCAGACTACCGAAATCATGTTGAAATATTTACTCAAAAAAGCAGGAATAAAAAACTGGCCTTTTTTAAAAAATAGAGTTGTTGTCTGTATACCGTCGGGAGTCACCGAAGTTGAAGAAAGGGCTGTAAGACAAGCTGCTATGAAAGCCGGTGCCGGACAGGTCAAAGTAATTGAGGAACCTTATGCAGCTGCCCTGGGGGCTGGTATGGATATATACGGGCCCGAAGGAAACATGATCGTCGATATCGGCGGCGGAACGACAGATATTGCAGTAATCAGCCTGGGTGGAATCGTAACCAAAAAAAGCATCCGCATGGGCGGGGATAAACTGGATGAATCTATTATCAGGTTTATTCGGAGAGAATTCAATTTGATGATCGGGGAAAGAACAGCGGAAGATATCAAAATCAGAGTCGGCTGCGCCGTTCCGGAAGGGAAAACAGACGGCGCAGAGATCGATGTTAGAGGAAGGGATCTCATCACCGGACTCCCGAAGACCATTACGGTAGATTCAAAAATAACATATAAAGCGATGGAAGAATCACTGGAAGTAATTATAGCCGGA
This genomic window contains:
- the atpA gene encoding F0F1 ATP synthase subunit alpha; this translates as MNLRPEEISSIIKQQIERYESAIEVVDVGTVIQVGDGIARVYGLEKAMSGELLEFPGGIYGMAMNLEEDNIGCVILGPYSSIKEGDQVKRTGRIVEVPVGEKLIGRVVNVLGQPVDGKGEIVPAGYRPIESDAPGVVDRKRVNEPLQTGLKSIDSMVPIGRGQRELIIGDRQTGKTALAVDTIINQKGQNCICIYVAIGQKQSTVASVVKKLEEHGAMEYSIVVMATASDPAPMLYIAPYSGCAIGEYFRDKGQHVLVVYDDLSKQAVAYRELSLLLKRPPGREAYPGDVFYLHSRLLERAAKLSPEKGSGSLTALPIIETQAGDVSAYIPTNVISITDGQIFLESDLFFSGFRPAINVGISVSRVGGDAQIKAMKQVAGQLRLDLASYRELAAFAQFGSDLDKATQARLNRGQKTMEILKQGQYQPMPVEEQIIVIFAATKGYIDDVPMERMKEFEQELLRFMRTTQIPEKIRTEKALSNELMKEIGDAINEFKQGFLA
- the atpG gene encoding ATP synthase F1 subunit gamma; translated protein: MAGVRDIRRRIRSVANMQQITKAMKMVAAAKLRKSQEKVIASRPYAKQLQSVLARLVQNQAEARHPLLEKRPVEKVGYILVTSDRGLCGGFNTNLNRMTRSLLDEKTDVQAGLVAVGRKGIDFFTRRNIEIITQFTGLGDSPNYSQAKGIAKDVIGLYTRGELDEVYLVYSKFISVLSQEPTAIKLLPIEPSAEKASGSYIFEPEPQQMLEKLLPSYVESQIFSALLESKASEMGAKMTAMDSATENAKEMIGKLTLIMNRARQAAITKEISEIVGGAAALE
- the atpD gene encoding F0F1 ATP synthase subunit beta — encoded protein: MSKIGKVIQVMGPVVDIEFDPDALPEINSAIIIQNEAKKSKLTLEVAQHLGNDTVRCVAMSSTDGLTRGVEAVNTGAPITISVGNETLGRMFNVLGEPIDNLPAVKTELQFPIHRKAPAFVDQETTDTMLETGIKVVDLLAPYAKGGKIGLFGGAGVGKTVLIQELINNIATQHGGISVFAGVGERTREGNDLWNEMKESGVINKMTMVFGQMNEPPGARLRVGLTGLTQAEFFRDEQGQDVLLFIDNIFRFTQAGSEVSALLGRMPSAVGYQPTLATEMGNLQERITSTKKGSITSVQAIYVPADDLTDPAPATAFAHLDAKTVLSRAISEMGIYPAVDPLDSSSQIMTPDIVGQEHYEVAREVQKILQRFKELQDIIAILGMDELSEDDKLLVNRARRIQIFLSQPFSVAEAFTGMKGKYVPVKDTIRSFKEICEGKHDALPEEAFRYVGTIEEAIEKAKQLGAV
- a CDS encoding F0F1 ATP synthase subunit epsilon, with protein sequence MAGTFNFVVVAPAGEVLNTEVEFVLAPGAEGELGILANHSPLIANLVIGVIRYTQNGKVEKMAISGGFMEVAQNKVTILADTAELAESIDVARAEAAKERAEKRISEKQSETDILRAEVALKRAVARLKATEK
- a CDS encoding metal-sensing transcriptional repressor; translation: MENNSLDRTKLHTHTHIHPNKKNVLNRLARMIGHLEGIKRMVDDEVDCSEILIQLSAVRSALNNTGKVILSDHINHCLIHAYEENNTEVIDKLNDAIDKFLK
- the murA gene encoding UDP-N-acetylglucosamine 1-carboxyvinyltransferase: MSKFVVTGGRELEGKVDVSGAKNAILPIIAASLLTSDKIVLEEAPDLLDVQVMGQVIESLGGKVKRKNKKLHIETRDIENIEAPYDLISKMRASIFIMGPLLARKGRIRISHPGGCAIGSRPINWHIKGLELLGAQVRMDNGFLDVSASRLKAARIYLDFPSVGATENIMMAAVNAEGTTIVENAAQEPEIVDLANFINEMGGKIRGAGTNIINIEGVKELHGTTHTIIPDRIEAGTYILMAAACGGEVLVRNVIPVHLTSLLAKLDEAGVVYKEEDDGIRVIGKGNYHAVDIKTQVHPGFSTDLQAPIMAMLTRAHGTSMVTETVFENRFMHVEELKRMGADIRIEGRSAIVQGVENLHPATVSASDLRAGAGLVLAALTANGTSEIREIHHIERGYEYLEIKLKGIGANITKEE
- the spoIID gene encoding stage II sporulation protein D; translated protein: MSQRMKTITAAVMAVIFFVGILPVLISWFGDKDQEDLGKQVRVKLADGQIKAMPIEKYLIGVVAAEMPAEFETEALKAQAVAARTYVLKRMASTEGSDFDVDTTVNTQAWNSNEEMRTKWGIINYWKYQRKITDAVKATRGKVITFQGEMINAFFYSSCGRKKTERAGDVWSTDLDYLKNVPSGESDPLRFVKHHIFQCAEFYQLLGFTQIPEKFSDSDVILVERTKAGRIKTLAVRNKVFKGTQLRSKLQLSSTDFEWEIRGTEIEFVTYGKGHGVGMSQYGANDLAQKGESYIEILGHYYLETKLEKIY
- a CDS encoding energy-coupling factor transporter transmembrane component T; amino-acid sequence: MTGFLDYVPGNSFLHRLNPLTKLLLSLILCVSCFISDLHLYVIAIIVLNLLLAASAGVFNRSIRMLKALLKFSVVLFVLQILFVRDGIVLLSLPLHLMITDKGLSFSLLFVLRLLAATMPLALMLSVTPMNDLSNVLVERLRIPYKYAFALMTAIRFIPIFSNEMAGIMEAQTARGVEFDTKNFFKKIRLLLPLCVPLLISSVKRIEGGAISVELRGFYCRKKGSGYKYYAFRSGDFISLGASVLLVTLAVIL
- a CDS encoding ABC transporter ATP-binding protein — its product is MIIFEHVSFTYGSSPVIGDVSFQVNKGDFAAVIGENGAGKSTLSKLCNGLLKPSAGRVTVNGNDTRTTRTSSLAKLIGFLFQNPDRQICQNTIRGEIMFGLECVLDDVDLRQERCEDMIGQFGLDGNADPFTLSRGDRQRVTLASVLACRPEVLILDEPTTGLDYSECTHIMKLIRELNENGTTIIMVTHDMELVQDYAKRVLVVSGGKLLGDGDTAAMMTHLDMLAAASVAPAQIPALALRLGEHFKNIFTVTQMVERIESRCKR
- a CDS encoding ATP-binding cassette domain-containing protein, with translation MIVINDLTFKYKGSHRSALKNINLRINKGDFVGIIGSSGAGKSTLTYTLNGIVPHHFTGDFYGSVIVDDVDTVEVHPEQLSSFIGSVFQDIDGQMVASVVEDELLFGLENFGIPREEIETRVNEALDTIGIAGLRYRSIHTLSGGQKQKVAIAAIVALRPSVLLLDEPTGELDPQSSMQIFQMLRTLNKDYGMTIIVVEQKIMLLCEYVNRLVVMHDGEILHQGPVRQVLQNSTDLEQIGVNVPRIVTLANLLINKGLYHGELPLNLDEAEKMVNEVLKYDHI